In Mytilus trossulus isolate FHL-02 chromosome 14, PNRI_Mtr1.1.1.hap1, whole genome shotgun sequence, a genomic segment contains:
- the LOC134696946 gene encoding chymotrypsinogen B-like produces the protein MTTFVSCLALLIFTLGVTAHGPRPARQNARNSSNRGSRIIGGSTSQAHQWPFIASIQYHDGYHFCGGVLIGQKWVLTAAHCTEGAKSGDFRVVLGDHVIGVDDNTEQTINVSVIHNNPFYNLQAPEHLFYLPYDLTLIELAQPAVLNGYVRTINLPNSCVGFDGQICKIIGWGRTTRAKQTITLQEGDVSVIPIDVCRNTWGSYVYYGNLCVFSWGTTACQGDSGGPLACLGTDGYTLAGISSWGDVDCGDYPSLHLHSGGRTFGMDQRYHELPRFLIIKR, from the exons ATGACGACTTTTGTAAGCTGTTTAGCCTTGTTGATTTTTACTCTAG gagtgACAGCACATGGTCCTCGTCCTGCAAGACAAAATGCCCGGAATAGTTCAAATCGTGGCTCTAGGATAATTGGTGGATCGACATCACAGGCACATCAGTGGCCTTTTATTGCCTCCATTCAGTACCATGACGGTTATCATTTCTGTGGTGGTGTACTGATAGGACAAAAATGGGTTTTGACTGCTGCCCATTGCACAGAAGGAgcaaa ATCTGGTGATTTCCGTGTAGTACTAGGGGATCATGTGATTGGCGTGGATGATAACACAGAGCAAACCATTAATGTATCAGTCATACATAAT AATCCATTCTATAACTTACAAGCACCGGAGCATCTGTTCTACCTACCTTACGACCTAACATTAATAGAGCTAGCACAACCTGCTGTACTGAACGGATATGTACGTACGATTAATCTTCCAAACTCATGTGTAGGGTTTGATGGACAGATATGTAAGATCATCGGATGGGGAAGGACAACAA GAGCAAAGCAGACTATCACGTTACAGGAAGGAGATGTTAGTGTAATACCAATAGATGTGTGTAGAAACACGTGGGGTAGTTATGTATATTATGGAAATCTTTGCGTGTTTTCATGGGGAACAACTGCATGTCAA GGAGACAGTGGTGGTCCTTTGGCATGTCTCGGGACAGATGGTTACACGTTAGCCGGGATATCTTCATGGGGAGATGTAGACTGTGGTGATTATCCCTCCCTCCATTTACACTCAGGTGGCAGAACATTTGGGATGGATCAACGATATCATGAACTACCACGGTTCCTTATAATAAAGAGATAA